The Streptomyces taklimakanensis nucleotide sequence GCCCACGCCCATCCGCCGCGCGGTGCCCCGGAGCCCGTCGCCCGCTCCCCGCAGCCGGTCGCGGAGCAGCTCGGACGCCTCGTGGGCCATCTGCTCGACCGCCTCCGCGACCTGCTCCCCCGACGTGCCGCTCGCCATCGTCCTCCTCGTCTCCCCGGGCGTCCGCCCGGTGTCGTGGTTCCCGCCGCGCCGGCCCCGGCGCCGTCGACGGGTCCCCCGTACCCGCGTCCGGCCCCGAGGATGCCCCCGCGGCGGGCGGGTGGCGTCCTCGGGGCCGGAGGCGGGAAGCGCCGGGAACGCCGGGAAACGCCGCGGTGCCCCGGCGGTCTCCTCCGCCGGGGCACCGGTGCCCTCCCGCACGGTGTGGGGGTGTCAGTCGGGTCGGCGCTCCTCTCCGCGGCCGTCCGACCCCGCCCCGCCGTCCGTGCCGGGCGTCTCCTCCGGCGGGAGCTTGCGGGTGTCACGCGGTTCGACGTAGGGCTCCTCGTCCTCCGGATGACCGGCCCGCATGGCCCGTCCGCGCTGCATCTCGGCGTCGAGCTCCAGACCCAGCAGGATCACGATGTTGGAGATCCACAGCCAGATCAGGAAGATGATCACACCGGCCAGGCTGCCGTACGTCTTGTTGTAGTTGCCGAAGTTGGCGACGTAGAGGGCGAAGCCGAGCGAGGCGACGATCCACAGCAGGACGGCGAGCAGGCTGCCGGGGCTGATCCAGCGGAAGCCGCCGTGCCGAACGTTGGGCGCGGCCCAGTACAGCAACGCGATCATCAGGCTGACCAGGAGGACCAGGGCCGGCCACTTCGCGATGCTCCACACGGTCAGGAAGGTCTCGCCCAGGCCGATGAGATCGCCGGCCCGCTGCGCCAGGCCGCCGGTGAAGACGACCGCGATCGAACTCAGCGCCAGCATCACCAGCAGGGCGAGCGTGACGCCCACCCGCACGGGCAGCTTCTTCCAGATCGGGCGCCCCTCACCGATGTCGTAGACGGCGTTGGAGGCGCGCATGAAGGCCGCGACGTACCCGGAGGCCGACCACACCGCCAGGGCGACACCGATGATCAGCGCGATTCCCGCGCCGCCCTGGTTGTTCTGGAGCTGGGTCAGCATGCTCTGGAGGATGTCCCGCGCGGCGCCGGGCGCCAGGCTTCCGACGTTGTCGACCAGGGGTTGGATGGCGGAGCTGCCGATCACGCCCAGGACCGACACCAGCGCCAGCAACGCGGGGAAGATCGACAGGACCGCGTAGTAGGTCAGCGCGGCCGCCCAGTCGGTGAGGTTGTCGTCCTTGAACTCGGCGACCGTGCGTTTGAGGACCCCTTTCCAGGACCTCTTCGGCAGGTCGGACGGTTCATCGGGGGAGCGTCCCGAGTCCACCGTCCGCTCCCCCCGCTCTTCGAACCTGTGCTTGGCCATCGAACTCCTAGCGAGGGACCACCGGCTCCGGCCGGCGGGGGAATCACTCCCCTGGCTTGTGGTGGTTTCTCTTCACCGTGCGGTGGGCCGGCTCACGCCCGGGAGGTGGCTTCGGGCTCGGGCCCGCCTTCCGGGCCCGGGGGGAGGGGCGGAGCCGCCGCGCCGACGGCTCCGCCCCCGGCGGCCGCTCCCCCGCGGGCGGGAGCGGCCGCGGGACGGCCCGAACGCCGCGTACGTCGCGGGCGGGCGGCCGTCCGGGGCGGTCGACGCGTCAGTGCGCCGATCCGGGGTTTTGGCCGCGGGCCCCTTCGGCCACGCTCCGGCCGGACTGCTGTGTCTGTTCCTTCACCTGCCCCGCCTGACCGCGCGCCTCTTCGGTGGTGGCGCGGGCGGCCTCGGTGGCGGTCTCCTTGACGTGTCGGCCCGCCTCCTGCGCCGAGTGCGTCGCCTCCTCCTTCAGACGCCCGGCCGATTCGGCGGCCGCCTCCTTGACGGGGCCGGCCTTCTCCGCGAGCCGCTCCACGGCCTCCTCCTCGGCGTGCGAGCTGCGCGCCATGGAGGCGGCCAGCAGCCCGGCGCCGAAGGCCACGACTCCGGCGGCCAGCGGGTTGCCCTGGGTGCGTCGCGCCGCGTGGTGGGGGGCGGACTTCACCGCCTCACCCGCCTGTTCGGCGCCCTCGCGTGCCTTGTCGGCGGTCTGTCCCGCGGTGTCGCGCACCGACCGGGCCGTGTGTCGCCCACCGTCCGAGGTGGTTCCCATGACTCGCTCCCGAACTACGGTCATCCTGCTGCGCATCCGCTCCTTGCGGCGGTGCACCGCGTGGCGGGGGTTGGCGTGGTCGGCGAGCCTGCCGACGTCGTCGGACAGCTCCTGCCGCGTGGTGTCGATCCGAGCCCTCAGCTCGTCGGGTGACGCGCCCATTCGGCATCCTCCTTGAGAGTCTGGACGGTGCGTTCCGGCTTGGGGTGGACCTGCCGCATCCGGGAGCGGCCCATCGAGTACAGGACGAGGGCCGCCACCGCCCACAGGGCGGTGATGATGAGCGCCGCCCAGCCCCAGTCCATGACGTTGGCCAGTCCGAAGACCGCGGCCAGGGAGGCGAACAGGGCCGTCATGTAGCCGGCGAAGCCGGCGCCGCCGTACATGCCGGCGGCCTTGCCGGCCTTGGTCGCCTCCTCGCGGACCTCGGCCTTGGCCAGTTCGATCTCCTGCCTGAGGAGCTTCTGGGCGTCCGCCGTCACCGCGGAGAGCAGCTCGCCGATCGACCTCTCGTCACCGTCGACGCGCCGGGCCGTCCCCTCGTCGGTCGGCCGCTGGGTGGTGTACGCCATGTCAGCCCACCTCCGGACGGCGCGGGGTGTCCGTGCCGGGATAGGGGCCGGGAGTGGTTCCCCCGCCGTAGGTGCCGGTGGTCCCGTAGGCACCGGTGCCCGTGCCCGTGCCGGGTGCGGTGCCGCCGTAGGGCGGCTCCCCGCGGTCCGGCATCTGTCGGACCTCGCCACCGCCCGTGGTGACCGGCAGGTCCGGGGACGGTGCGGGTCGCGCGTGTTCCCCGCTCCGGCCGTCCGGGCCGTGGTGGGCGGCCTTGCCCGCCTTGGCCGCGCGGCCCAGGGCGAATCCGGCCAGCGCCGCGCCCGCCAGGAAGGCTCCGGGACGGCGGCGCGCGAACGACTCCACCTCACCGACCAGACCGCCCGCGCCCTTCTCCTCCAGGAGGTCCGCGGCGCGGCGGCTGCTGTCGGCGGCCTGGGAGGCCAGGTTCCGCACC carries:
- a CDS encoding YihY/virulence factor BrkB family protein codes for the protein MAKHRFEERGERTVDSGRSPDEPSDLPKRSWKGVLKRTVAEFKDDNLTDWAAALTYYAVLSIFPALLALVSVLGVIGSSAIQPLVDNVGSLAPGAARDILQSMLTQLQNNQGGAGIALIIGVALAVWSASGYVAAFMRASNAVYDIGEGRPIWKKLPVRVGVTLALLVMLALSSIAVVFTGGLAQRAGDLIGLGETFLTVWSIAKWPALVLLVSLMIALLYWAAPNVRHGGFRWISPGSLLAVLLWIVASLGFALYVANFGNYNKTYGSLAGVIIFLIWLWISNIVILLGLELDAEMQRGRAMRAGHPEDEEPYVEPRDTRKLPPEETPGTDGGAGSDGRGEERRPD
- a CDS encoding DUF3618 domain-containing protein, with the translated sequence MGASPDELRARIDTTRQELSDDVGRLADHANPRHAVHRRKERMRSRMTVVRERVMGTTSDGGRHTARSVRDTAGQTADKAREGAEQAGEAVKSAPHHAARRTQGNPLAAGVVAFGAGLLAASMARSSHAEEEAVERLAEKAGPVKEAAAESAGRLKEEATHSAQEAGRHVKETATEAARATTEEARGQAGQVKEQTQQSGRSVAEGARGQNPGSAH
- a CDS encoding phage holin family protein, which produces MAYTTQRPTDEGTARRVDGDERSIGELLSAVTADAQKLLRQEIELAKAEVREEATKAGKAAGMYGGAGFAGYMTALFASLAAVFGLANVMDWGWAALIITALWAVAALVLYSMGRSRMRQVHPKPERTVQTLKEDAEWARHPTS